From a single Streptomyces sp. NBC_01264 genomic region:
- a CDS encoding ABC transporter permease gives MKSATTWLRRNLVVIAGLGTLAYLILPNVVVTVFSFNNPTGRFNYAWQEFSLDAWKDPCGVADMCGSLSLSLQIALWATIGATVLGTAIAFAMVRYRFRGRGAVNSLIFLPMAMPEIVMAASLLALFLNMGIQLGFWTILIAHVMFCLSFVVAAVKARVLSMDPRLEEAARDLYAGPVQTFLRVTLPIAAPGIAAGALLSFALSFDDFIITNFNSGNTVTFPMFVWGSAQRGTPVQINVIGTAMFVIAVLVVLGGQMVANRRKKAQPK, from the coding sequence ATGAAGAGCGCCACCACCTGGCTGCGCCGCAATCTCGTCGTGATCGCGGGGCTCGGCACGCTCGCGTACCTGATCCTGCCGAACGTCGTCGTCACGGTCTTCTCCTTCAACAACCCCACCGGGCGGTTCAACTACGCCTGGCAGGAGTTCTCCCTCGACGCGTGGAAGGACCCCTGCGGGGTCGCCGACATGTGCGGCTCCCTGTCCCTCTCGCTCCAGATCGCCCTGTGGGCCACCATCGGCGCGACCGTGCTGGGCACCGCGATCGCCTTCGCGATGGTCCGCTACCGGTTCCGGGGTCGCGGCGCGGTCAACTCGCTGATCTTCCTGCCGATGGCCATGCCCGAGATCGTGATGGCGGCCTCGCTGCTCGCCCTCTTCCTCAACATGGGCATCCAGCTCGGCTTCTGGACGATCCTGATCGCCCACGTCATGTTCTGCCTCAGCTTCGTCGTCGCCGCCGTCAAGGCCCGGGTGCTCTCCATGGACCCCCGCCTGGAGGAAGCGGCCCGCGATCTCTACGCCGGTCCCGTGCAGACCTTCCTGCGCGTCACCCTGCCGATCGCGGCCCCCGGCATCGCGGCGGGCGCGCTGCTCTCCTTCGCGCTCTCCTTCGACGACTTCATCATCACCAACTTCAACTCGGGCAACACCGTCACCTTCCCCATGTTCGTGTGGGGATCGGCCCAGCGCGGTACGCCTGTACAGATCAACGTCATCGGCACGGCGATGTTCGTCATCGCGGTCCTGGTGGTGCTGGGCGGCCAGATGGTCGCCAACCGCCGCAAGAAAGCACAGCCCAAGTAA